In one Pungitius pungitius chromosome 13, fPunPun2.1, whole genome shotgun sequence genomic region, the following are encoded:
- the LOC119214353 gene encoding cystatin-like — translation MLLFWWCVVLFASAGCSGDPREGMTGEPLRVPVNGTKVLRAAHFAVSEFNRVHAAERVAYKLVSITSAKIQVVAGVDYILDVLLGRTTCQSLSAADSEPCFLHPKANELECRFVVAEIPWEGFRALIKTKCHPYYD, via the exons ATGTTGTTGTTCTGGTGGTGCGTAGTCCTGTTCGCTTCGGCCGGTTGCTCGGGGGACCCCCGGGAAGGGATGACGGGCGAGCCGCTCAGGGTCCCGGTGAACGGCACCAAGGTTTTGAGGGCAGCTCATTTCGCGGTGTCCGAGTTCAACAGAGTCCACGCAGCAGAGCGGGTTGCTTACAAGCTCGTGAGCATAACATCGGCCAAAATTCag GTCGTCGCGGGTGTAGACTACATCTTGGACGTGCTGCTTGGACGCACGACGTGCCAGAGCCTCTCCGCCGCAGACAGTGAGCCGTGTTTCCTCCACCCCAAAGCCAAC GAACTTGAGTGCCGCTTCGTCGTGGCAGAAATACCGTGGGAAGGTTTTCGCGCACTTATTAAAACGAAGTGTCACCCGTATTATGACTGA